Proteins from a genomic interval of Polyodon spathula isolate WHYD16114869_AA chromosome 1, ASM1765450v1, whole genome shotgun sequence:
- the LOC121313412 gene encoding U3 small nucleolar RNA-associated protein 15 homolog translates to MTTYKPLRVQSYPKLGEKVTQDTIYWKNYKTAVQIKEFGAVTKIDFSPLSPYNYAVTASTRIHIYGQYSQEPIKTFSRFKVPAYCGTYRDDGKLLVSGSEDGVVRLFDIDGKGILRQLSGHTKAVHVADFTSDKYRILSGSDDYTTRLWDIANSSQLLSYSEHTDYVRCGTTSKLNPDLFVTGSYDHTIKIFDARTDSSVMTMDHGQPVESVLLFPSGGLLVSAGGRYVKVWDMLKGGQELVSLRNHHKTVTTLCLSSSGHRLLSGSLDRHVKVYSTTTYKVVHSFDYAASILSLALAPEDKVIVVGMTNGVLSIRHKKQAEDKLGAASMKRRRPAYRFFVKGKDYMPKQDDLLVSKPVKIHLKKYDRQLKSFEVSEALNTVLQPHIRVKSPEVTVAVMQELNRRGTLKSALAGRDEKNLTMLLSFLIRHIVDPRFAPVLVNVADMILDIYILVVGQSAVIDKQFVKLQELIEKEIDYQEELVELLGMMDTLFATMTAKKEAAAPERKPSRPVDGQELSVTMETA, encoded by the exons ATGACAACTTACAAACCATTAAGGGTTCAAAGCTACCCAAAGCTTGGAGAGAAAGTCACCCAAGACACCATATACTGGAAAAACTATAAG ACCGCAGTCCAGATAAAGGAATTTGGTGCGGTTACAAAAATTGACTTCTCTCCACTCTCACCATATAATTACGCTGTAACAGCGTCCACCAGG ATCCATATCTATGGCCAGTACTCTCAGGAACCAATCAAAACCTTCTCCCGGTTCAAAGTCCCAGCCTACTGTGGCACCTACAGGGACGATGGCAAGCTGCTTGTGTCTGGCAGTGAAGACGGGGTGGTGCGGCTCTTTGATATTGATGGGAAGGGAATACTCCGCCAGCTGTCAGGGCATACCAA GGCTGTACATGTAGCAGACTTCACATCAGACAAATACAGGATATTATCAGGATCAGATGACTACACAACCCGACTCTGGGACATTGCGAATTCCTCGCAATTACTCTCCTACAGTGAACATACAGATTATGTACGCTGTGGGACCACAAGCAAATTGAACCCAGACCTTTTTGTTACAG GTTCATATGATCACACGATAAAGATTTTTGATGCAAGAACAGACAGCAGCGTGATGACAATGGACCATGGCCAGCCGGTGGAGAGTGTCTTGCTGTTCCCTTCAGGGGGGCTTCTAGTGTCTGCAG GTGGCCGCTATGTGAAAGTCTGGGACATGTTGAAAGGAGGGCAGGAGCTGGTATCTTTAAGAAATCATCACAAAACAGTGACGACTCTATGTCTGAGTAGCTCAGGACACAGATTACTTTCTGGATCGCTTGACAG GCATGTCAAAGTATACAGCACAACAACCTACAAAGTAGTTCATAGCTTTGATTATGCAGCATCCATTCTGAGTCTTGCATTAGCG CCTGAAGATAAGGTGATTGTTGTGGGAATGACAAATGGAGTACTGAGCATTCGACACAAGAAACAAGCAGAAGACAAACTGGGGGCCGCAAGTATGAAGAGGAGGCGGCCAGCCTATCGCTTCTTTGTGAAAGGGAAGGACTACATGCCAAAGCAG GATGACCTTTTGGTCAGCAAACCAGTCAAAATACACTTGAAAAAGTATGACAGGCAGCTCAAGAGTTTCGAGGTGTCAGAGGCTCTCAACACAGTCCTACAG CCACACATCCGAGTGAAGAGCCCGGAGGTGACCGTTGCAGTCATGCAGGAGCTGAACCGAAGAGGCACTCTGAAGAGTGCACTTGCAGGTCGAGATGAGAAGAATCTCACAATGCTGCTCAGCTTCTTAATCAG gcaCATAGTTGATCCAAGGTTTGCACCTGTTTTAGTAAATGTAGCAGATATGATTTTGG ATATCTACATTCTGGTTGTGGGCCAGTCGGCAGTGATTGATAAACAGTTTGTAAAGCTGCAGGAGCTGATAGAGAAGGAGATTGATTACCAGGAGGAGCTGGTAGAGCTTCTGGGGATGATGGACACTCTGTTCGCTACCATGACTGCCAAGAAAGAGGCAGCAGCACCTGAGAGGAAACCCAGCAGGCCTGTGGACGGACAAGAACTGAGCGTGACGATGGAGACGGCCTGA
- the LOC121313424 gene encoding ankyrin repeat family A protein 2-like isoform X2 has protein sequence MASQDQSAGCLLVQEEMDGICVLPDMTSIKAEHQVGGSGEDGGTQNVAMGIKFILPNRFDMNVCSRFVKSLNEEESKNIQDQVNSDLEVASVLFKAECNIQTSPSPGIQVRHVYTPSTTKHFSPIKQSTTLTNKHRGNEVSSTPLLVHSLSVHQLAAQGEMVFLPSRIEQEPVINLQDEEGFTPLMWAAAHGQIAVVEFLLQNGADPNVLAKGRESALSLACSKGYTDIMKMLIDCGVDVNEYDWNGGAPLLYAVHGNHVRCVEVLLVQQVMEAHLLKLLQGVTE, from the exons ATGGCTTCACAGGATCAGAGTGCAGGGTGCCTGTTAGTTCAGGAAGAGATGGACGGTATCTGTGTTTTACCAGACATGACCAGCATCAAAGCGGAGCACCAGGTGGGCGGCAGTGGAGAGGACGGGGGAACTCAGAATGTGGCCATGGGCATAAAGTTCATCCTGCCGAATCGTTTCGACATGAACGTGTGCTCCCGTTTCGTAAAGTCCCTGAATGAGGAGGAGAGTAAAAACATTCAGGACCAAGTGAACTCTGACCTGGAGGTAGCATCTGTGCTGTTTAAAG CTGAATGCAACATTCAAACGTCTCCATCTCCTGGAATTCAAGTAAGACACGTCTACACACCATCAACAACGAAACACTTCTCTCCAATCAAACAGTCCACCACCCTAACAAACAAGCACCGGGGCAATGAAGTCTCCTCCACTCCCTTACTTGTGCACT CTCTGTCCGTTCACCAGCTTGCGGCCCAAGGGGAAATGGTGTTTCTTCCCAGCCGTATTGAGCAAG AACCCGTGATCAACCTGCAGGACGAGGAGGGCTTCACTCCACTCATGTGGGCTGCAGCTCATGGACAGATTGCCGTGGTGGAGTTTCTACTTCAGAAT GGCGCAGACCCTAATGTCCTAGCAAAGGGACGGGAGAGTGCACTGTCACTTGCCTGCAGTAAGGGGTACACTGAcattatgaaaatgcttatagaCTGTGGTGTGGATGTAAATGAGTATGACTGG AATGGGGGGGCACCTCTCCTGTATGCTGTACATGGGAATCACGTTCGGTGTGTGGAAGTCCTCCTCG
- the LOC121313424 gene encoding ankyrin repeat family A protein 2-like isoform X1, which yields MASQDQSAGCLLVQEEMDGICVLPDMTSIKAEHQVGGSGEDGGTQNVAMGIKFILPNRFDMNVCSRFVKSLNEEESKNIQDQVNSDLEVASVLFKAECNIQTSPSPGIQVRHVYTPSTTKHFSPIKQSTTLTNKHRGNEVSSTPLLVHSLSVHQLAAQGEMVFLPSRIEQEPVINLQDEEGFTPLMWAAAHGQIAVVEFLLQNGADPNVLAKGRESALSLACSKGYTDIMKMLIDCGVDVNEYDWNGGAPLLYAVHGNHVRCVEVLLESGADPTLETDSGFNAMDMAVAMGHRNVQQVMEAHLLKLLQGVTE from the exons ATGGCTTCACAGGATCAGAGTGCAGGGTGCCTGTTAGTTCAGGAAGAGATGGACGGTATCTGTGTTTTACCAGACATGACCAGCATCAAAGCGGAGCACCAGGTGGGCGGCAGTGGAGAGGACGGGGGAACTCAGAATGTGGCCATGGGCATAAAGTTCATCCTGCCGAATCGTTTCGACATGAACGTGTGCTCCCGTTTCGTAAAGTCCCTGAATGAGGAGGAGAGTAAAAACATTCAGGACCAAGTGAACTCTGACCTGGAGGTAGCATCTGTGCTGTTTAAAG CTGAATGCAACATTCAAACGTCTCCATCTCCTGGAATTCAAGTAAGACACGTCTACACACCATCAACAACGAAACACTTCTCTCCAATCAAACAGTCCACCACCCTAACAAACAAGCACCGGGGCAATGAAGTCTCCTCCACTCCCTTACTTGTGCACT CTCTGTCCGTTCACCAGCTTGCGGCCCAAGGGGAAATGGTGTTTCTTCCCAGCCGTATTGAGCAAG AACCCGTGATCAACCTGCAGGACGAGGAGGGCTTCACTCCACTCATGTGGGCTGCAGCTCATGGACAGATTGCCGTGGTGGAGTTTCTACTTCAGAAT GGCGCAGACCCTAATGTCCTAGCAAAGGGACGGGAGAGTGCACTGTCACTTGCCTGCAGTAAGGGGTACACTGAcattatgaaaatgcttatagaCTGTGGTGTGGATGTAAATGAGTATGACTGG AATGGGGGGGCACCTCTCCTGTATGCTGTACATGGGAATCACGTTCGGTGTGTGGAAGTCCTCCTCG AGAGTGGAGCAGATCCAACCCTGGAAACTGACTCTGGATTCAACGCAATGGACATGGCTGTGGCAATGGGGCACAGGAACG